From one Angustibacter luteus genomic stretch:
- a CDS encoding sugar transferase has translation MTTYDDSLGVDADDDVTPSSTVADRRSPASTDRVSWASKQPFIVRQPTRPGEGEGESPASGEFNPVARAADRRQLWAGPWRRRAFTGDFVIAFVSFLLMTLLSRQDSIAEFAGYVALSLVAAISWCAALGLLRAYDSRRTGEGPDEFNMIGRAAVLVLVTMALSSYSLGLLLPRRFVLVVVPMVALFTAIYRYVLRLQLHRQRDRGQALMRTIVVGHPSAVDDVVRDLSSVPYHGYQVIGTCVPTMLSDRDLIGDLSVLGSLSDIPQAVIDHQVDVVIVAGSGMSSASLRRLSWALERTGAELVVAPGLVEVAGPRLHVRPAAGLSLLHVESPDSRQGQMLAKAALDRTLGTALFLAALPVIAVSALLVRLSSRGPAFFPQERIGQDGRPFRLWKLRSMVVDAEDRRHEVLDSSDRDGLMFKMRQDPRVTTVGRFLRRYSLDELPQLWNVVRGDMSLVGPRPPLRVEYDAYHDAVHRRLRVKPGLTGLWQVSGRADLSWEESVRLDLRYVDNWSVAFDLQILWKTARAVVRGSGAY, from the coding sequence ATGACGACGTACGACGACTCGCTCGGGGTCGACGCCGATGACGACGTGACCCCCTCGTCCACCGTGGCGGACCGTCGATCTCCCGCGTCCACCGACCGCGTGTCGTGGGCCTCGAAGCAGCCCTTCATCGTCCGCCAGCCGACCCGACCGGGCGAGGGCGAGGGCGAGTCGCCGGCGAGCGGGGAGTTCAACCCGGTCGCCCGGGCGGCGGACCGTCGCCAGCTCTGGGCCGGCCCGTGGCGCCGTCGCGCCTTCACGGGTGACTTCGTCATCGCCTTCGTCTCGTTCCTGCTGATGACGCTGCTGTCCAGGCAGGACTCCATCGCGGAGTTCGCCGGATACGTCGCGCTGAGCCTGGTCGCCGCCATCTCCTGGTGCGCGGCCCTGGGGCTGCTCCGGGCCTACGACAGCCGCCGCACCGGCGAGGGCCCGGACGAGTTCAACATGATCGGCCGCGCCGCCGTGCTGGTCCTGGTGACGATGGCGCTGTCGTCCTACAGCCTCGGCCTGCTGCTGCCGCGCCGGTTCGTGCTGGTCGTCGTCCCCATGGTCGCCCTGTTCACCGCGATCTACCGGTACGTGCTGCGGCTGCAGCTGCACCGCCAGCGCGACCGGGGTCAGGCGCTCATGCGCACCATCGTGGTCGGCCACCCGTCCGCCGTGGACGATGTCGTGCGCGACCTCTCGTCGGTGCCCTACCACGGCTACCAGGTCATCGGCACCTGCGTGCCGACCATGCTGTCCGACCGGGACCTCATCGGGGACCTGTCGGTGCTGGGCAGCCTGTCGGACATCCCGCAGGCGGTCATCGACCACCAGGTGGACGTCGTGATCGTCGCCGGGTCCGGCATGTCCTCCGCGTCGCTGCGCCGGCTCAGCTGGGCCCTCGAGCGCACCGGAGCCGAGCTGGTGGTCGCCCCGGGCCTGGTGGAGGTGGCAGGCCCGCGGCTGCACGTTCGCCCGGCAGCAGGACTCTCGCTGCTGCACGTGGAGTCCCCGGACTCCCGGCAGGGCCAGATGCTCGCCAAGGCGGCGCTGGACCGCACGCTCGGCACCGCGCTCTTCCTCGCCGCGCTCCCGGTGATCGCCGTCAGCGCGCTGCTGGTGCGGCTGTCCAGCCGCGGACCGGCCTTCTTCCCGCAGGAGCGGATCGGGCAGGACGGGCGCCCCTTCCGGCTGTGGAAGCTGCGCTCGATGGTGGTGGACGCCGAGGATCGTCGGCACGAGGTGCTGGACTCCAGCGACCGCGACGGACTGATGTTCAAGATGCGCCAGGACCCGCGGGTCACCACGGTGGGCCGCTTCCTGCGCCGCTACTCCCTCGACGAGCTGCCGCAGCTGTGGAACGTGGTGCGCGGTGACATGTCGCTGGTCGGACCGCGTCCGCCGCTGCGCGTCGAGTACGACGCCTACCACGACGCCGTGCACCGCCGGCTGCGCGTCAAGCCCGGCCTGACGGGCCTGTGGCAGGTCAGCGGACGAGCCGACCTCAGCTGGGAGGAGTCGGTCCGGCTGGACCTGCGCTACGTCGACAACTGGTCGGTGGCGTTCGACCTGCAGATCCTGTGGAAGACGGCCCGGGCCGTCGTGCGCGGATCCGGCGCCTACTGA
- the pth gene encoding aminoacyl-tRNA hydrolase: MSTDHTWLVVGLGNPGPGYAGHRHNVGAMVLDVLGARVGGSFKSHKARAAVLEGRLGVRPGGAPGPRAVLAKPATYMNESGGPVAGLSQFFKVDPAQLVVVHDELDIPYGQIRLKLGGGEGGHNGLRSITRSVGTKDYLRVRVGIGRPPGRMDAADYVLRDFSATERKDLGVTLEEAADAVEALAHEGLLAAQGRFHAPTA; this comes from the coding sequence GTGAGCACAGACCACACCTGGCTGGTGGTCGGGCTCGGCAACCCCGGGCCCGGCTACGCCGGCCACCGGCACAACGTCGGGGCCATGGTCCTCGACGTCCTCGGCGCGCGCGTCGGTGGCTCGTTCAAGAGCCACAAGGCGCGCGCTGCCGTGCTCGAGGGGCGGCTCGGCGTGCGACCCGGTGGTGCGCCGGGTCCGCGCGCGGTGCTGGCCAAGCCCGCGACCTACATGAACGAGTCGGGCGGCCCGGTCGCGGGGCTGTCCCAGTTCTTCAAGGTCGACCCGGCCCAGCTGGTCGTGGTCCACGACGAGCTCGACATCCCGTACGGCCAGATCCGGCTCAAGCTCGGTGGTGGCGAGGGCGGGCACAACGGGCTGCGCTCGATCACCCGCTCGGTGGGCACCAAGGACTACCTGCGGGTGCGGGTGGGGATCGGTCGCCCGCCCGGCCGGATGGACGCCGCCGACTACGTGCTGCGCGACTTCTCGGCCACCGAGCGCAAGGACCTCGGCGTGACGCTCGAGGAGGCCGCGGACGCCGTCGAGGCGCTCGCCCACGAGGGGCTGCTGGCCGCGCAGGGCCGGTTCCACGCGCCGACTGCATAG
- a CDS encoding 50S ribosomal protein L25/general stress protein Ctc: MTDLTLNAETRTEFGKGAARKIRRAHQIPAVMYGHGTDPIHITLPGHDTMLALKNPNALLTIVIDGKEQLALAKDVQRDPIKPVIEHIDLVVVRKGEKVAVDVQVHVVGDAAPETVVTVENQTLSLEVAATAIPENVEVSVEGLSAGTQIHASDVALPAGATLLTDAEILIVNITAQVTAEALEAELAEAEAEAGIEHEAPDAAADDAESAEGEAAPAAEQE, encoded by the coding sequence GTGACCGACCTCACCCTGAACGCCGAGACCCGCACCGAGTTCGGCAAGGGCGCTGCCCGCAAGATCCGTCGCGCGCACCAGATCCCGGCGGTCATGTACGGCCACGGCACCGACCCCATCCACATCACGCTGCCCGGCCACGACACGATGCTGGCGCTGAAGAACCCCAACGCGCTGCTCACCATCGTGATCGACGGCAAGGAGCAGCTCGCCCTGGCCAAGGACGTGCAGCGCGACCCGATCAAGCCGGTCATCGAGCACATCGACCTGGTCGTGGTCCGCAAGGGCGAGAAGGTCGCTGTCGACGTCCAGGTGCACGTCGTGGGCGACGCCGCACCCGAGACCGTCGTCACCGTCGAGAACCAGACGCTGTCGCTCGAGGTCGCAGCGACCGCGATCCCGGAGAACGTCGAGGTCAGCGTCGAGGGCCTGTCCGCCGGCACCCAGATCCACGCCTCCGACGTCGCGCTGCCCGCCGGTGCCACCCTGCTGACCGACGCCGAGATCCTCATCGTCAACATCACCGCCCAGGTCACCGCCGAGGCGCTCGAGGCCGAGCTGGCCGAGGCCGAGGCCGAGGCCGGCATCGAGCACGAGGCGCCCGACGCTGCGGCCGACGACGCCGAGTCCGCCGAGGGCGAGGCCGCGCCCGCCGCCGAGCAGGAGTGA
- a CDS encoding sulfate/molybdate ABC transporter ATP-binding protein translates to MITVSAARKSYGDFLALDDVSLQIPDGSLTALLGPSGSGKSTLLRSIAGLEQLDAGTVTIMGRDVTRVAPQRRDIGFVFQHYAAFKHMTVRDNVAFGLKIRKRPKPEIARKVDDLLEIVGLGGFQHRYPAQLSGGQRQRMALARALAVDPQVLLLDEPFGALDAKVRGDLRAWLRRLHNEVKVTTVLVTHDQEEALDVADRIAVLNQGRIEQVGDPEELYDRPANDFVMSFLGSVSRLGDDLVRPHDIRLDRDQQRLAADSGPAGSARVVAARVERVVRLGFEVRVELEDAGTGQRFVAQVTRGASDQLRLEPGDTVYAQATRPSTLAAVS, encoded by the coding sequence ATGATCACCGTCAGCGCGGCCCGCAAGAGCTACGGCGACTTCCTCGCCCTGGACGACGTCTCGCTGCAGATCCCGGACGGCTCGCTGACCGCGCTGCTCGGCCCGAGCGGTTCGGGCAAGTCGACCCTGCTGCGCTCCATCGCCGGCCTCGAGCAGCTGGACGCCGGCACCGTCACGATCATGGGCCGCGACGTCACCCGGGTCGCACCGCAGCGGCGCGACATCGGCTTCGTCTTCCAGCACTACGCCGCGTTCAAGCACATGACGGTGCGCGACAACGTTGCCTTCGGTCTCAAGATCCGCAAGCGCCCCAAGCCCGAGATCGCCCGCAAGGTCGACGACCTGCTCGAGATCGTCGGCCTCGGCGGGTTCCAGCACCGTTACCCCGCGCAGCTGTCCGGCGGGCAGCGCCAGCGGATGGCGCTGGCCCGGGCGCTCGCCGTGGACCCGCAGGTGCTGCTGCTCGACGAGCCGTTCGGTGCGCTGGACGCCAAGGTGCGCGGCGACCTGCGGGCGTGGCTGCGCCGGCTGCACAACGAGGTGAAGGTGACCACCGTCCTGGTCACCCACGACCAGGAGGAGGCCCTGGACGTGGCCGACCGGATCGCGGTGCTGAACCAGGGCCGGATCGAGCAGGTCGGTGACCCCGAGGAGCTGTACGACCGCCCGGCCAACGACTTCGTCATGTCGTTCCTGGGCTCGGTGTCGCGTCTGGGCGACGACCTGGTGCGCCCGCACGACATCCGGCTGGACCGTGACCAGCAGCGGCTGGCCGCCGACTCCGGTCCGGCCGGCTCAGCGCGGGTGGTGGCCGCCCGGGTCGAGCGGGTCGTCCGGCTGGGCTTCGAGGTGCGGGTGGAGCTCGAGGACGCCGGGACCGGCCAGCGCTTCGTCGCCCAGGTCACCCGCGGCGCCAGCGACCAGCTGCGGCTCGAGCCCGGCGACACGGTCTACGCCCAGGCGACCCGACCGTCCACCCTGGCTGCCGTCAGCTGA
- the cysW gene encoding sulfate ABC transporter permease subunit CysW — MRTSTGTRLTLRTVALGYLFVLVVVPLALILYRTFERGIGAFVESISTPAAISALHLSLLIVAIVVPVNVVFGVTTALALVRGRFPGRNLVQAVVDLPFAVSPIVIGVSLILLWGVDGWFGAVEQTGLRVIFGFPGLVLATIFVTLPFVVREVEPVLHEIGDEQEQAAVTLGASRWQTLWRITLPAIRWGLTYGVVLTVARSLGEFGAVIMVSSNFPGVSQTLTLLVHSRYIDDHNTYGAYCAATLLMAIAVIVLALMTLLDRKRSTR; from the coding sequence ATGAGGACGTCGACCGGTACCCGCCTCACGCTGCGCACCGTGGCGCTGGGCTACCTGTTCGTGCTCGTGGTCGTCCCGCTGGCGCTGATCCTCTACCGCACCTTCGAGCGCGGCATCGGCGCGTTCGTGGAGTCCATCTCCACGCCGGCCGCCATCTCCGCCCTGCACCTCTCCCTGCTCATCGTCGCGATCGTCGTCCCCGTCAACGTGGTGTTCGGCGTGACCACGGCGCTCGCGCTGGTCCGCGGGCGCTTCCCCGGCCGCAACCTCGTCCAGGCGGTGGTCGACCTGCCGTTCGCCGTGTCGCCCATCGTCATCGGGGTCTCGCTGATCCTGCTCTGGGGGGTCGACGGCTGGTTCGGCGCCGTGGAGCAGACCGGGCTGCGCGTCATCTTCGGCTTCCCCGGGCTCGTCCTGGCCACCATCTTCGTGACCCTGCCCTTCGTCGTCCGCGAGGTCGAGCCGGTGCTGCACGAGATCGGCGACGAGCAGGAGCAGGCCGCGGTGACCCTGGGCGCGTCGCGCTGGCAGACCCTCTGGCGGATCACCCTGCCCGCGATCCGCTGGGGCCTGACCTACGGCGTCGTGCTGACCGTGGCCCGCTCGCTGGGCGAGTTCGGCGCCGTGATCATGGTCTCGTCCAACTTCCCCGGGGTCTCCCAGACGCTGACCCTGCTGGTGCACTCGCGCTACATCGACGACCACAACACCTACGGCGCGTACTGCGCCGCCACCCTGCTGATGGCGATCGCCGTCATCGTGCTGGCCCTGATGACCCTGCTGGACCGCAAGAGGAGCACCCGATGA
- the cysT gene encoding sulfate ABC transporter permease subunit CysT: MTSALLTEPTPPPATSGRGWRGRDGRGGGGRASITGAVGPLGYGLVTLWLSVIVLLPLAALTVTSFENGLSGWWDAVTAPSALAALKVTVGISLVVAVLNAFMGTLIAWVLVRDEFPGKGAVNALIDLPFALPTIVASIVLLSLYGPQSPVGIHLNATQPGVLVALAFVTLPFVVRSVQPVLIEADRDVEQAAASLGASNLTIFRTVVLPVLLPAVASGAGLAFARAIGEYGSVVLIGGNIPRHTQVASQYIQQQIEVDSPVNAAAVSVALLLIAFVALFVLRVLAGRGLRRQERAA, encoded by the coding sequence ATGACCAGCGCCCTGCTCACCGAGCCCACGCCCCCGCCCGCGACCAGCGGGCGGGGGTGGCGTGGTCGCGATGGTCGGGGCGGCGGTGGCCGGGCGAGCATCACGGGCGCGGTCGGCCCGCTGGGCTACGGCCTGGTGACGCTCTGGCTCAGCGTCATCGTCCTGCTGCCGCTCGCCGCGCTCACCGTGACGTCGTTCGAGAACGGTCTCTCGGGCTGGTGGGACGCCGTCACCGCACCCAGCGCGCTGGCCGCACTCAAGGTGACGGTCGGCATCTCGCTCGTCGTCGCGGTGCTGAACGCGTTCATGGGCACCCTCATCGCCTGGGTGCTGGTGCGGGACGAGTTCCCCGGCAAGGGCGCGGTCAACGCCCTGATCGACCTGCCGTTCGCGCTGCCGACCATCGTGGCGAGCATCGTGCTGCTGTCGCTGTACGGCCCGCAGAGTCCCGTCGGCATCCACCTCAACGCCACCCAGCCCGGCGTCCTGGTGGCGCTCGCCTTCGTCACCCTGCCCTTCGTGGTCCGGTCGGTGCAGCCCGTGCTGATCGAGGCCGACCGGGACGTCGAGCAGGCCGCCGCCTCGCTCGGCGCGAGCAACCTGACGATCTTCCGGACGGTCGTCCTGCCCGTCCTGCTGCCCGCCGTCGCCAGCGGCGCGGGCCTGGCCTTCGCCCGGGCCATCGGCGAGTACGGCTCGGTCGTGCTGATCGGCGGCAACATCCCGCGGCACACCCAGGTCGCCTCGCAGTACATCCAGCAGCAGATCGAGGTGGACAGCCCGGTGAACGCGGCGGCGGTCTCGGTGGCGCTGCTGCTCATCGCGTTCGTGGCGCTGTTCGTGCTGCGGGTGCTGGCCGGGCGCGGCCTCCGTCGGCAGGAGCGGGCCGCATGA
- a CDS encoding sulfate ABC transporter substrate-binding protein: protein MNRPRLALIAATGVAAAVLAACGGGSSDVAGAGNQAGGKSVGTLSLYAYAVPKPGFDKIIPGFNATADGKGIAFQQSYGASGDQSRKVAAGAEADVVNFSVEPDVTRLVDAGLVDKDWNANQYKGVPFGSVVTVVVRKGNPQGIKDWDDLLQPGLEVVTPNPFSSGSAKWNLLAPYAAKSDGGQNAQAGLDYLGKLVGDHVKIQPKSGREASEAFLQGTGDALLTYENEALFLERSGEKVEHVTPPATFKIENPIAVVNTSKDLAKAKAFVAYTFTPAAQKLWAQAGFRPVDPAVASEYAKDFPAPTKLWTIADLGGWPSVDKALFDKEKGSVAKIYDAATQ from the coding sequence ATGAACCGCCCCCGCCTTGCCCTGATCGCCGCTACGGGGGTGGCAGCTGCCGTGCTCGCGGCCTGTGGGGGTGGCTCCAGCGACGTCGCCGGCGCCGGCAACCAGGCCGGTGGCAAGAGCGTCGGCACGCTGAGCCTGTACGCGTACGCGGTGCCCAAGCCGGGCTTCGACAAGATCATCCCGGGCTTCAACGCCACCGCGGACGGGAAGGGCATCGCGTTCCAGCAGTCCTACGGCGCGTCCGGCGACCAGTCTCGCAAGGTCGCTGCGGGCGCGGAGGCCGACGTCGTCAACTTCTCCGTCGAGCCGGACGTCACCCGCCTGGTCGACGCCGGCCTCGTCGACAAGGACTGGAACGCCAACCAGTACAAGGGCGTCCCGTTCGGCTCGGTGGTCACCGTCGTCGTCCGCAAGGGCAACCCCCAGGGCATCAAGGACTGGGACGACCTGCTGCAGCCCGGCCTCGAGGTGGTCACCCCCAACCCGTTCAGCTCCGGCTCGGCGAAGTGGAACCTGCTCGCGCCGTACGCGGCCAAGAGCGACGGCGGCCAGAACGCCCAGGCCGGCCTGGACTACCTGGGCAAGCTCGTCGGCGACCACGTCAAGATCCAGCCGAAGTCCGGCCGCGAGGCCAGCGAGGCGTTCCTGCAGGGAACCGGCGACGCGCTGCTCACCTACGAGAACGAGGCGCTGTTCCTGGAGCGCAGCGGCGAGAAGGTCGAGCACGTCACCCCGCCGGCCACCTTCAAGATCGAGAACCCCATCGCGGTGGTGAACACGAGCAAGGACCTGGCGAAGGCCAAGGCGTTCGTCGCCTACACCTTCACCCCGGCGGCGCAGAAGCTGTGGGCGCAGGCCGGCTTCCGGCCCGTCGACCCGGCCGTGGCCAGCGAGTACGCCAAGGACTTCCCGGCCCCGACCAAGCTGTGGACGATCGCCGACCTCGGTGGCTGGCCGTCCGTCGACAAGGCCCTGTTCGACAAGGAGAAGGGCAGCGTGGCGAAGATCTACGACGCCGCCACCCAGTAG
- a CDS encoding Rrf2 family transcriptional regulator, with protein MRLSARVDYAVRACVVLATQQGDGAGEPSGGWTKADDIAAAQAIPAQFLDTILRDLRRGGLLDSRRGQDGGHRLARPAAQITVAEVIRAIDGPLALVRGLRPENLAYPDSGAAVQQLWLRLRAAEREVLDGTTIADLAP; from the coding sequence ATGCGACTGTCCGCTCGGGTCGACTACGCCGTCCGGGCCTGCGTGGTGCTGGCCACCCAGCAGGGTGACGGCGCGGGCGAGCCGAGCGGCGGGTGGACGAAGGCGGACGACATCGCTGCGGCACAGGCGATCCCGGCCCAGTTCCTGGACACGATCCTGCGGGACCTGCGCCGCGGCGGGTTGCTGGACAGCCGGCGCGGGCAGGACGGCGGGCACCGGCTGGCCCGTCCGGCGGCGCAGATCACCGTGGCCGAGGTGATCCGCGCCATCGACGGGCCGCTGGCGCTGGTGCGCGGGCTCCGACCGGAGAACCTCGCCTACCCGGACAGCGGTGCGGCGGTGCAGCAGCTCTGGCTGCGCCTGCGCGCGGCGGAGCGCGAGGTCCTGGACGGGACGACGATCGCGGACCTGGCGCCCTGA
- a CDS encoding ribose-phosphate diphosphokinase has translation MTGITTTGEKRLVLISGRGYPELAQEVARELGVELVDTTAYDFANGEIYVRFQESLRGCDAFVIQSHTAPINQWVMEQLIMTDALKRASAKRISCVMPFYGYARQDKKHRGREPISARLMADLFKAAGADRLICVDLHAAQIQGYFDGPVDHLWALPLLAGYVGSRVDRSSLTIVSPDAGRVRVADQWSDKLGAPLAIIHKRRDPNVPNQVKVHEVVGDVQGRTCVLVDDMIDTAGTICQAADALFDSGAADVIVTATHAVLSGPAVDRLKNSRISEVIVTNTLPIPEERQFDQLTVLSIAPLVARAIREVFDDGSVTSLFDGNV, from the coding sequence ATGACGGGCATCACCACCACGGGCGAGAAGCGCCTCGTGCTGATCAGCGGCCGCGGCTATCCCGAGCTGGCCCAGGAGGTGGCGCGTGAGCTGGGGGTCGAGCTCGTCGACACCACGGCGTACGACTTCGCCAACGGCGAGATCTACGTGCGCTTCCAGGAGAGCCTGCGCGGCTGCGACGCGTTCGTGATCCAGAGCCACACCGCGCCCATCAACCAGTGGGTCATGGAGCAGCTGATCATGACCGACGCGCTCAAGCGCGCCTCGGCCAAGCGGATCAGCTGCGTGATGCCGTTCTACGGCTACGCCCGGCAGGACAAGAAGCACCGGGGCCGCGAGCCGATCTCGGCGCGGCTGATGGCCGACCTGTTCAAGGCGGCCGGTGCGGACCGGCTGATCTGCGTCGACCTGCACGCCGCGCAGATCCAGGGCTACTTCGACGGCCCGGTCGACCACCTGTGGGCACTGCCGCTGCTCGCCGGGTACGTCGGCTCGCGGGTGGACCGCTCGAGCCTGACCATCGTGTCCCCGGACGCCGGCCGGGTCCGGGTGGCGGACCAGTGGTCGGACAAGCTGGGCGCGCCGCTGGCGATCATCCACAAGCGCCGCGACCCGAACGTGCCGAACCAGGTGAAGGTGCACGAGGTCGTCGGTGACGTGCAGGGCCGCACCTGCGTGCTGGTCGACGACATGATCGACACCGCCGGCACCATCTGCCAGGCCGCCGACGCGCTGTTCGACAGCGGGGCGGCCGACGTCATCGTCACCGCCACGCACGCCGTCCTGTCGGGCCCCGCGGTGGACCGGCTGAAGAACAGCCGGATCAGCGAGGTCATCGTGACCAACACGCTGCCGATCCCCGAGGAGCGCCAGTTCGACCAGCTCACCGTGCTCTCCATCGCCCCACTGGTCGCCCGGGCGATCCGCGAGGTGTTCGACGACGGCTCGGTGACCAGCCTGTTCGACGGCAACGTCTGA
- the glmU gene encoding bifunctional UDP-N-acetylglucosamine diphosphorylase/glucosamine-1-phosphate N-acetyltransferase GlmU has translation MPDQRPAAVVVLAAGEGTRMKSALPKVLHEIGGRSLLGHALAAARAVDPEHLAVVVRHGRDQVAEHVLQVAPHAVVADQDDVKGTGRAVECGLDALPALTGTVVVTYGDVPLLAAETLRELVAAHHASESAVTILTSVLDDPKAYGRVVRDRDGSVLAVVELKDADEATAAIREINSGIYAFDAQVLRVALAQVTTDNAQGEKYLTDVVAIARDAGRRVSAHPLDDVWQTEGVNDRVQLAEVGAELNRRVVQGWMRAGVTVVDPASTWVDVQVQLARDVRLLPGTQLHGETTVATGATIGPDSTLTDVRVGEGATVVRTHGSSSVIGDGASVGPFAYLRPGTALGDRGKIGTFVETKNAQIGTGSKVPHLSYVGDATIGEHSNIGAASVFVNYDGVTKSRTTVGDHCRTGSDNMFVAPVTVGDGAYSGAGTVIRKDVPPGALALNVAPQRNVEGWTLRKRPGTPSAEAAAKALGEQDPSQDDLTTTEGNAPA, from the coding sequence GTGCCAGATCAGCGCCCGGCCGCCGTCGTCGTCCTCGCGGCAGGTGAGGGAACCCGCATGAAGTCGGCCCTGCCGAAGGTCCTGCACGAGATCGGGGGGCGTTCGCTGCTCGGGCACGCGCTCGCGGCGGCCCGGGCGGTCGACCCGGAGCACCTCGCCGTGGTGGTCCGGCACGGCCGGGACCAGGTGGCGGAGCACGTGCTCCAGGTGGCCCCGCACGCCGTGGTCGCCGACCAGGACGACGTCAAGGGCACCGGCCGCGCCGTCGAGTGCGGGCTGGACGCCCTGCCGGCGCTGACCGGCACCGTCGTGGTCACCTACGGCGACGTCCCGCTGCTGGCCGCCGAGACGCTCCGCGAGCTGGTCGCCGCGCACCACGCCAGCGAGAGCGCGGTGACGATCCTGACCTCGGTGCTGGACGACCCGAAGGCCTACGGTCGGGTGGTCCGCGACCGGGACGGCAGCGTGCTGGCAGTCGTCGAGCTCAAGGACGCCGACGAGGCGACCGCCGCCATCCGTGAGATCAACTCCGGCATCTACGCCTTCGACGCGCAGGTGCTGCGCGTGGCGCTCGCGCAGGTCACCACCGACAACGCCCAGGGCGAGAAGTACCTGACCGACGTCGTGGCGATCGCGCGGGACGCCGGACGCCGGGTCAGCGCGCACCCGCTGGACGACGTGTGGCAGACCGAGGGCGTCAACGACCGGGTCCAGCTCGCCGAGGTGGGCGCCGAGCTGAACCGCCGCGTCGTGCAGGGCTGGATGCGGGCCGGCGTCACCGTGGTCGACCCGGCCAGCACCTGGGTCGACGTCCAGGTGCAGCTCGCCCGCGACGTCCGGCTGCTGCCCGGCACCCAGCTGCACGGCGAGACCACGGTCGCCACCGGCGCGACGATCGGGCCGGACAGCACGCTGACCGACGTCCGGGTGGGCGAGGGCGCCACCGTGGTCCGCACGCACGGCAGCAGCTCGGTGATCGGGGACGGTGCCTCGGTCGGACCGTTCGCCTACCTGCGGCCGGGGACGGCGCTGGGCGACCGGGGCAAGATCGGCACCTTCGTGGAGACCAAGAACGCGCAGATCGGCACGGGCTCCAAGGTGCCGCACCTGTCGTACGTCGGGGACGCCACGATCGGCGAGCACTCCAACATCGGTGCCGCCTCGGTGTTCGTGAACTACGACGGGGTGACGAAGTCGCGCACCACGGTCGGCGACCACTGCCGCACCGGTTCGGACAACATGTTCGTCGCGCCGGTCACCGTGGGCGACGGCGCGTACAGCGGCGCCGGCACCGTGATCCGCAAGGACGTGCCGCCGGGCGCCCTGGCGCTGAACGTCGCGCCGCAGCGCAACGTCGAGGGCTGGACGCTGCGCAAGCGGCCCGGCACCCCGTCGGCCGAGGCGGCCGCGAAGGCCTTGGGCGAGCAGGACCCCAGCCAGGACGACCTCACCACCACCGAAGGGAACGCCCCGGCATGA
- a CDS encoding TetR/AcrR family transcriptional regulator encodes MTPSDARPGAPSGRRARMTGPQRREQLLDVGRRLFAEKGFEGTSVEEIASRAEVSKPVVYEHFGGKEGLYAVVVDREIRLLLDEITGALSAGSSRMLVEQAALALLGYIEESADGFRILVRDSPVAQASGSFSSLISDVATQVEHLLADEFKRRKLDPKNAPMYAQMLVGMVALTGQWWLDARKPQRSEVAAHLVNLAWNGLSGLEAKPTLSSTDS; translated from the coding sequence ATGACCCCTTCCGACGCACGCCCGGGCGCCCCCTCGGGGCGGCGGGCCCGGATGACCGGACCGCAGCGCCGCGAGCAGCTGCTGGACGTCGGTCGCCGGCTGTTCGCCGAGAAGGGCTTCGAGGGCACCAGCGTCGAGGAGATCGCGTCGCGCGCCGAGGTGTCCAAGCCGGTGGTGTACGAGCACTTCGGGGGCAAGGAGGGGCTCTACGCCGTCGTCGTCGACCGCGAGATCCGGCTGCTGCTCGACGAGATCACCGGGGCGCTTTCCGCCGGCAGCTCGCGCATGCTGGTCGAGCAGGCCGCGCTCGCGCTCCTCGGGTACATCGAGGAGTCCGCGGACGGCTTCCGGATCCTGGTCCGCGACTCCCCCGTCGCACAGGCCTCGGGGTCGTTCTCCAGCCTGATCAGCGACGTCGCCACCCAGGTCGAGCACCTGCTGGCCGACGAGTTCAAGCGACGGAAGCTGGACCCGAAGAACGCGCCCATGTACGCCCAGATGCTGGTCGGCATGGTCGCCCTCACCGGGCAGTGGTGGCTGGACGCCCGCAAACCCCAGCGTTCCGAGGTCGCCGCGCACCTGGTGAACCTGGCCTGGAACGGGCTGTCCGGCCTCGAGGCGAAGCCCACGCTGAGCAGCACCGACTCCTAG
- a CDS encoding glyoxalase encodes MSEPLVVGLHHVQVSCPAGSEDAQRSFYSGVLGMSEVPKPAALAARGGVWFRAGSCELHCGVEDGFTPALKAHPGIAVSDVDALAERVAAAGLPVLWDEQIPGLRRFHTQDGVGNRIELQQA; translated from the coding sequence ATGAGCGAGCCGCTGGTCGTGGGCCTGCACCACGTGCAGGTCTCCTGCCCGGCCGGCAGCGAGGACGCCCAGCGCTCCTTCTACTCCGGCGTCCTGGGCATGAGCGAGGTGCCCAAGCCGGCCGCCCTGGCCGCGCGGGGCGGGGTCTGGTTCCGCGCCGGCTCGTGCGAGCTGCACTGCGGCGTCGAGGACGGGTTCACCCCCGCGCTGAAGGCGCACCCGGGCATCGCGGTCTCGGACGTCGACGCGCTGGCCGAGCGGGTGGCCGCCGCCGGGCTGCCCGTGCTCTGGGACGAGCAGATCCCCGGGCTGCGGCGCTTCCACACCCAGGACGGCGTCGGCAACCGGATCGAGCTCCAGCAAGCCTGA